In a single window of the Terriglobus roseus genome:
- the gatC gene encoding Asp-tRNA(Asn)/Glu-tRNA(Gln) amidotransferase subunit GatC, translating into MTTDSNEIAAGSVTLDEVRHVATLANLELTAEEEPRMQHDLNAILGHIAALSALDTTGVEPMAQVGQFLQRGPALTGSSLRPDDPKPSVDRAAVMHEAPNTDGRFFRVPKVIER; encoded by the coding sequence ATGACCACCGATTCGAACGAAATCGCCGCAGGCAGCGTCACGCTGGACGAGGTGCGCCATGTCGCAACACTCGCGAACCTCGAACTGACCGCGGAAGAAGAGCCGCGCATGCAGCACGACTTGAATGCGATTCTGGGCCACATCGCTGCACTCAGTGCGCTCGACACAACAGGCGTGGAGCCCATGGCGCAGGTGGGGCAGTTTCTCCAGCGGGGGCCTGCATTGACCGGATCCTCGCTGCGACCAGACGACCCCAAGCCCTCCGTCGACCGCGCCGCGGTGATGCACGAAGCGCCCAATACCGATGGCCGCTTCTTCCGCGTGCCCAAGGTCATCGAGCGCTAG
- a CDS encoding DciA family protein, translated as MQLMRDVLRSSLAKSLSSLSPLDRLASAWPVAAGHGIAERSSVTNFEEGIATVTVADAAWQVQLRSTADQLKRELARISGVPLTDILFLLPVAASRARLADKSQDNPRAKAPSRARAGKTS; from the coding sequence ATGCAGTTGATGCGCGATGTGCTCCGAAGCTCGCTGGCGAAGTCGCTGTCCAGCCTCTCTCCACTGGATCGCCTGGCCTCCGCATGGCCTGTGGCAGCGGGGCACGGGATCGCGGAGAGATCATCGGTGACTAACTTCGAAGAGGGCATCGCCACCGTTACGGTGGCGGACGCTGCATGGCAGGTGCAACTGCGCTCCACCGCAGATCAACTCAAGCGTGAGCTCGCCCGTATCAGCGGCGTGCCCCTGACCGATATACTTTTTCTGTTGCCAGTAGCCGCGTCACGGGCGCGCCTGGCCGATAAATCTCAAGACAATCCGCGTGCGAAAGCTCCTTCCAGGGCGCGTGCGGGAAAGACATCATGA